In Constrictibacter sp. MBR-5, a single genomic region encodes these proteins:
- a CDS encoding glycosyltransferase has product MTRPRLLFWVQHLLGIGHLRRAATLTRALRAAQFDVTLASGGFPVPGLSVGTADFVQLPPARAVDVYFKDLRDADDRPLDDAWRADRRRHLLDLYDSVRPDVVLTELFPFGRRQFAFEVEPLLDAARADPRRPLIAASVRDILVQPGKPERIDEMIARAERWYDQVLVHGDPALVGFEETFPRLAAIAARVRYTGYVVESRRRPTSPEDGGGDGGEILVSAGGGAVSEPLLRAAIAARPLTRAAAAPWRILVGHSLPDAVFADLKAGSEAGVTVERARPDFTRLLRSARLSISQGGYNTVMEVLDARVPAVIVPYAGGLETEQTLRAERLAARTTIQVVPEEALDPAHLARAVDNALAAGPPTLDSLDMAGARATPRLLRTALAAHRRTR; this is encoded by the coding sequence TCGGCCACCTGCGCCGGGCCGCGACCCTGACCCGCGCGCTGCGCGCCGCGCAGTTCGACGTGACCCTGGCCTCGGGCGGCTTCCCGGTTCCCGGTCTGTCGGTCGGCACTGCCGACTTCGTCCAGCTGCCGCCCGCCCGCGCCGTCGACGTCTATTTCAAGGACCTGCGCGATGCGGACGACCGGCCGCTCGACGACGCCTGGCGGGCCGACCGGCGCCGACACCTGCTCGACCTCTACGACAGCGTGCGGCCCGACGTCGTCCTGACGGAGCTCTTCCCCTTCGGCCGCCGGCAGTTCGCCTTCGAAGTCGAGCCGCTCCTCGACGCGGCCCGCGCCGACCCGCGGCGCCCGCTGATCGCAGCCTCGGTCCGCGACATCCTCGTCCAGCCGGGCAAGCCGGAGCGTATCGACGAGATGATCGCGCGCGCCGAGCGCTGGTACGATCAGGTCCTCGTGCATGGCGATCCGGCCCTAGTCGGGTTCGAGGAGACCTTCCCCCGCCTCGCCGCGATCGCCGCCCGTGTCCGCTATACCGGCTACGTGGTGGAGAGCCGCCGCCGCCCGACGTCACCCGAGGATGGCGGCGGGGATGGCGGCGAGATCCTGGTCTCCGCCGGAGGCGGTGCGGTCAGCGAGCCGCTTCTGCGCGCCGCCATCGCGGCCCGTCCCCTCACCCGCGCGGCCGCAGCGCCGTGGCGCATCCTCGTCGGCCACAGCCTCCCCGACGCGGTGTTCGCGGACCTGAAAGCCGGATCGGAGGCCGGCGTGACGGTCGAGCGGGCGCGCCCGGATTTCACGCGCCTGCTGCGCAGCGCGCGCCTGTCCATCTCCCAGGGCGGCTACAACACCGTCATGGAAGTCCTGGATGCCCGCGTGCCGGCGGTCATCGTTCCCTATGCCGGCGGCCTGGAGACCGAGCAGACCCTGCGTGCCGAGCGGCTCGCGGCACGCACGACCATCCAGGTGGTGCCGGAAGAGGCGCTGGATCCCGCCCATCTCGCACGCGCCGTCGACAACGCGCTCGCGGCCGGCCCGCCCACACTCGACAGCCTGGACATGGCAGGGGCCCGCGCCACGCCGCGGCTCCTGCGAACGGCGCTCGCCGCGCACCGGCGGACACGATGA
- a CDS encoding polysaccharide deacetylase family protein: MSAAATEDWDALDAELDRWTAAGRTATFWWRDDDAVDDTPALGRLAEAADAAPIGLAVIPAGATEALAARLAAQPGWTCLQHGFRHANHAPPGEKKAEFGAHRAVADMLGDLAHGRRLLEPLFGRRFLPMLVPPWNRIAAELAAALSRAGYRGLSAFGDKALPAPGLIRLDCHCDPVDWHGTRGFIGVQAALAPLLHHLRARRSGDAPDRATGLLTHHLAMDDATWRFCAMLRQRTALHTAARWVAPAAAIAAADARNTEADRIEE, encoded by the coding sequence ATGAGCGCCGCGGCGACCGAGGACTGGGATGCGCTCGACGCCGAGCTGGACCGATGGACCGCCGCCGGCCGCACGGCGACCTTCTGGTGGCGCGACGACGACGCGGTGGACGACACCCCGGCTCTCGGGCGCCTTGCGGAAGCGGCCGACGCCGCGCCGATCGGCCTCGCGGTCATCCCCGCCGGTGCCACCGAGGCGCTCGCCGCACGGCTCGCGGCGCAGCCCGGCTGGACCTGCCTGCAGCACGGTTTCCGCCACGCCAACCATGCACCGCCGGGGGAGAAGAAGGCCGAGTTCGGGGCCCATCGTGCCGTGGCGGACATGCTTGGCGACCTGGCGCACGGCCGCCGGCTGCTGGAGCCGCTTTTCGGCCGGCGCTTCCTCCCGATGCTCGTTCCGCCCTGGAATAGGATCGCCGCCGAACTGGCCGCGGCATTGAGCCGTGCCGGCTACCGCGGCCTGTCCGCCTTTGGAGACAAGGCACTGCCCGCGCCGGGCCTGATCCGGCTGGATTGCCATTGCGACCCCGTCGACTGGCACGGCACGCGGGGGTTCATCGGAGTGCAGGCGGCCTTGGCCCCGCTCCTGCATCATCTGCGCGCCCGCCGTTCCGGCGACGCCCCGGACCGGGCGACCGGGCTCCTGACCCACCACCTCGCCATGGACGACGCCACCTGGAGATTTTGCGCGATGCTTCGGCAGAGAACCGCGCTACACACCGCGGCGCGATGGGTGGCGCCAGCGGCAGCGATCGCAGCCGCTGACGCACGGAACACCGAAGCCGACCGGATCGAGGAATGA
- a CDS encoding ABC transporter ATP-binding protein → MAHLLDVRDLRVDFRVHGGVIRAVEGVSFRVPHGKTVALVGESGSGKSVTAQAVMGILPHVAKITGGSILFDDPATPGQPPIDIAALDTDGAPMRRLRGGRISIIFQEPMTSLSPLHTVGNQVSEALRLHRAAGQAEARRITEEMLALVGFPDPSRAFDTYPFELSGGLRQRAMIAMALVCRPALLIADEPTTALDVTIQAQILKLIKDLQAELGMAVLMITHDLGVVANVADEVVVLYHGRVVESGPVQEIFEAPGHPYLKALLKAVPRFHMPPGERLVPIREARSETGHMMAARERKPVAGSRPILDVRGITKEYSIRKGGILTRTHSQIRAVDDVSFSIRRGECLGLVGESGCGKTTLSRIIMRALTPDSGQVLYDDGERQIDLIGLGGRDLFDYRRRVQYVFQDPYSALNPRMTVADIIAEPLIIHGIGDARRRTETVRELLSLVGLDVRHLNRYPHSFSGGQRQRIGIARALALRPDLLLCDEPVSALDVSVQAQILNLLKDLQTTLGLTYLFVSHNLAVVDYMADRIAVMCGGRIVELAPAGALFRNPLHPYTKALLAAVPEPDLAHPLDFGRLMDERASNPGAWPEPFTHDPQRPTQWLELGDGHFVRARPSAALEKLVA, encoded by the coding sequence ATGGCTCACCTCCTCGATGTCCGTGACCTCCGTGTGGATTTCCGGGTCCACGGCGGAGTCATTCGGGCGGTCGAGGGCGTTTCCTTTCGCGTCCCCCACGGCAAGACGGTCGCCCTCGTCGGCGAATCGGGATCCGGCAAGTCGGTCACGGCCCAGGCAGTCATGGGCATCCTGCCGCACGTCGCGAAGATCACCGGCGGCTCGATCCTGTTCGACGACCCCGCGACGCCCGGACAGCCGCCAATCGACATCGCCGCGCTCGACACCGACGGCGCACCCATGCGTAGGCTCCGCGGCGGCCGGATCTCGATCATCTTCCAGGAGCCGATGACCTCGCTGTCGCCGCTCCACACGGTCGGCAACCAGGTCTCGGAGGCCTTGCGCCTGCACCGCGCCGCCGGACAGGCGGAGGCGCGGCGCATCACCGAGGAGATGCTGGCGCTGGTCGGATTTCCCGATCCGTCGCGCGCCTTCGACACCTACCCGTTCGAACTGTCGGGGGGACTTCGCCAGAGGGCGATGATCGCCATGGCCCTGGTGTGCCGCCCGGCACTGCTGATCGCAGACGAGCCGACGACCGCGCTCGACGTCACCATCCAGGCGCAGATCCTCAAGCTCATCAAGGACCTCCAGGCCGAACTCGGCATGGCGGTGCTGATGATCACCCACGATCTCGGCGTGGTCGCCAACGTGGCCGACGAAGTCGTCGTCCTCTATCACGGACGGGTCGTGGAATCGGGGCCGGTGCAGGAGATCTTCGAGGCGCCCGGCCACCCCTATCTGAAGGCCCTGCTCAAGGCCGTGCCGCGCTTCCACATGCCGCCCGGCGAGCGGCTGGTGCCGATCCGCGAAGCGCGATCCGAGACCGGGCACATGATGGCCGCGCGTGAACGCAAACCGGTGGCCGGTTCCCGTCCCATCCTCGACGTCCGCGGGATCACGAAGGAGTATTCGATCCGCAAGGGCGGGATCCTGACCCGCACCCACAGCCAGATCCGCGCCGTGGACGACGTCAGCTTCTCCATCCGACGGGGCGAATGCCTCGGGCTCGTCGGCGAGAGCGGCTGCGGCAAGACCACGCTCAGTCGCATCATCATGCGCGCGCTCACGCCCGATTCCGGGCAGGTCCTCTACGACGACGGCGAGCGGCAGATCGACCTGATCGGTCTCGGCGGCAGGGATCTCTTCGACTATCGGCGGCGGGTCCAGTACGTCTTCCAGGATCCCTACAGCGCGCTCAACCCGCGCATGACCGTGGCGGACATCATTGCAGAACCGCTGATCATACACGGCATCGGCGACGCCCGGCGCCGCACGGAGACGGTCCGCGAACTTCTCAGCCTCGTCGGCCTCGACGTCCGCCACCTCAACCGCTATCCGCACAGCTTCTCCGGCGGCCAGCGCCAGCGCATCGGAATCGCTCGGGCCCTGGCCCTGCGCCCCGACCTGCTGCTCTGCGACGAGCCCGTCTCCGCACTTGACGTGTCGGTTCAGGCGCAGATCCTCAACCTGTTGAAAGATCTGCAAACGACGCTCGGGCTGACCTACCTGTTCGTCTCGCACAACCTCGCCGTCGTCGACTATATGGCGGACAGGATCGCGGTGATGTGCGGCGGCCGGATCGTCGAACTGGCACCGGCCGGCGCGCTCTTCCGCAATCCGCTGCACCCCTATACGAAGGCGCTGCTCGCCGCCGTTCCGGAGCCCGACCTCGCCCATCCGCTCGACTTCGGGCGCCTCATGGACGAGCGGGCGTCAAACCCTGGCGCGTGGCCGGAACCGTTCACGCACGATCCGCAGCGGCCGACGCAATGGCTCGAACTCGGCGACGGCCATTTCGTGCGCGCCCGCCCCTCCGCCGCCCTCGAAAAGCTGGTCGCCTGA
- a CDS encoding ABC transporter substrate-binding protein yields the protein MRRTVLALLVATACSLLPAAGAIAAPVDEAPVLAARVKDGSLPPMAERLPQTPNRVATPFAKDKAGKYGGRIYMLMGSAKDIRQVYVYGYARLVGYDRDLQIVPDILESVDSEDDRVFTLRLRKGHRWSDGRPFTSDDFRYWWEDVANNPDLSPSGPPVDLLVDGAAPTVTFPDATTVRYAWKSPNPAFLPALAGASPTIIYAPAHYLKPFHQRYADPAELAARVEAARQRNWQSLHNKVDNLYRMENPDLPTLQPWMNTTPAPAQRFVFVRNPYFHRADADGRQLPYVDEVIVNVAAPDLISAKSAAGDTDLQGRYLRFSDVPFLKQNEKQQNYEVRLWRTGKGSHIALYPNLNIEDPVWRQVFRDVRFRRALSLALNRQEVNKVLFYGLALPGNNTLLPESPLASDDLRNRWAIFDLAKANALLDEMGLKRGPDGIRRLPDGRALEIIVETAGESSEETDVLQLVHDSWLKAGIKLFSRPLQREVLRNRIFAGSTQMSVWSGLENGLATAAMSPAELAPTSQQQLQWPKWGQHHEAAGNAGEPIDMPQARELMDLYKSWRNAGSMAEKEKIWRRMLEIHADQVFNIGIVSGILQPIVVSNRLKNVPEKGFWNWDPGAHFGIYRPDTFWLTGSRDR from the coding sequence ATGCGCCGAACCGTTCTCGCTCTTCTGGTCGCGACGGCATGTTCCCTTCTGCCGGCCGCAGGCGCCATTGCGGCACCGGTCGACGAGGCGCCGGTGCTGGCGGCCCGCGTGAAGGACGGCAGCCTGCCGCCCATGGCCGAGCGGCTTCCGCAGACGCCCAATCGGGTCGCCACCCCGTTCGCCAAGGACAAGGCGGGGAAATATGGCGGCCGGATCTACATGCTCATGGGCTCGGCGAAGGACATCCGCCAAGTCTATGTCTACGGCTACGCGCGGCTGGTCGGGTACGACAGGGACCTGCAGATCGTCCCCGACATCCTCGAGTCGGTCGACAGCGAGGACGACCGCGTCTTCACGCTCCGCCTGAGGAAGGGCCATCGCTGGTCGGACGGCCGGCCCTTCACCAGCGACGACTTCCGCTACTGGTGGGAGGACGTCGCCAACAATCCCGACCTCAGCCCCAGCGGCCCGCCGGTCGACCTGCTGGTCGACGGAGCCGCGCCCACCGTGACCTTTCCGGACGCGACCACCGTCCGCTACGCGTGGAAGTCTCCCAATCCGGCCTTCCTGCCGGCGCTCGCCGGCGCGTCGCCGACGATCATTTATGCGCCTGCGCACTATCTGAAGCCGTTCCACCAGCGCTACGCCGACCCGGCGGAACTGGCGGCCCGGGTCGAGGCGGCGCGTCAGCGCAACTGGCAGTCGCTGCACAACAAGGTCGACAATCTCTACCGCATGGAGAACCCCGACCTGCCGACCCTGCAGCCCTGGATGAACACGACGCCGGCGCCGGCGCAGCGCTTCGTCTTCGTACGCAACCCGTACTTCCATCGCGCCGATGCCGACGGACGCCAGCTGCCCTATGTCGATGAGGTCATCGTCAACGTCGCGGCGCCGGACCTGATCTCCGCGAAGAGCGCCGCCGGCGACACCGACCTCCAGGGCCGCTATCTCCGCTTCAGCGACGTGCCGTTCCTGAAGCAGAACGAGAAGCAGCAGAATTACGAGGTCCGCCTCTGGCGTACGGGCAAGGGCTCGCACATCGCCCTCTACCCGAACCTGAACATCGAAGACCCCGTCTGGCGCCAGGTCTTCCGCGACGTCCGTTTCCGGCGAGCGCTCTCGCTGGCGCTCAACCGGCAGGAGGTCAACAAGGTCCTCTTCTACGGGCTCGCCCTCCCCGGCAACAACACGCTGCTGCCGGAGAGCCCGCTGGCGAGCGACGACCTCCGCAATCGCTGGGCGATCTTCGACCTGGCGAAGGCGAACGCCCTGCTCGACGAGATGGGGCTGAAGCGCGGGCCCGACGGCATCCGTCGCCTGCCCGACGGACGGGCGCTGGAGATCATCGTCGAGACGGCGGGCGAGAGCAGCGAAGAGACCGACGTCCTGCAGCTCGTCCACGACAGCTGGCTGAAGGCCGGCATCAAGCTGTTCAGCCGCCCGCTGCAGCGGGAGGTCCTGCGGAACCGCATCTTCGCCGGCAGCACCCAGATGTCCGTCTGGTCGGGGTTGGAAAACGGTCTCGCGACGGCTGCCATGTCCCCGGCGGAGCTGGCGCCGACCAGCCAGCAGCAGCTGCAATGGCCGAAATGGGGCCAGCATCACGAGGCGGCCGGCAATGCCGGCGAGCCGATCGACATGCCCCAGGCGCGCGAACTGATGGACCTCTACAAGTCATGGCGCAACGCCGGCTCGATGGCGGAGAAGGAGAAGATCTGGCGCCGGATGCTGGAGATCCACGCGGATCAGGTGTTCAACATCGGCATCGTCAGCGGCATTCTGCAGCCGATCGTCGTCTCCAACCGCCTGAAGAACGTGCCCGAGAAGGGCTTCTGGAATTGGGATCCCGGTGCGCATTTCGGCATCTATCGGCCGGATACGTTCTGGCTGACCGGCTCGCGCGACCGCTGA
- a CDS encoding ABC transporter permease, with amino-acid sequence MVTYIARRLLIMIPTLIAISIIVFIIIQLPPGDYLSTQIAEMQARGEAVDQGKIEFLRAQYGLDRPMHEQYLVWVWGLLHGDLGYSFEYNLPVADVVGERLFLTFVVSFSTILFTWAVSFPIGVYSATHQYSWTDHGLTFLGFLGLATPNFLLALVLLYLGNVWFGASIGGLMDEQYIGQPMSMAKFGSILGHLWIPVIVIGTSGTAAMIRRLRANLLDELHKQYVATAKAKGLPPFRALVKYPLRMALNPFIADIGNLLPQVISGAAIVSVVLSLPTTGPMLLSALRSQDMYLAGSFLMFLAMLTVVGVLLSDLALAMLDPRIRLGGSAER; translated from the coding sequence ATGGTCACCTACATCGCCCGCCGCCTGCTGATCATGATTCCGACGCTGATCGCGATCAGCATCATTGTCTTCATCATCATCCAGCTGCCGCCGGGCGACTATCTCTCGACGCAGATCGCCGAGATGCAGGCCCGCGGCGAAGCCGTCGACCAGGGCAAGATCGAGTTCCTGCGCGCCCAGTACGGCCTCGACCGGCCGATGCACGAACAGTATCTCGTCTGGGTCTGGGGCCTCCTGCACGGCGACCTCGGCTATTCCTTCGAGTACAACCTGCCCGTGGCGGACGTCGTCGGCGAGCGCCTGTTCCTCACCTTCGTCGTCTCCTTCTCGACCATCCTCTTCACCTGGGCCGTGTCGTTCCCCATCGGCGTCTACTCGGCTACGCACCAGTACAGCTGGACCGACCACGGCCTCACCTTCCTTGGCTTCCTGGGCTTGGCGACGCCGAACTTCCTGCTGGCGCTCGTCCTGCTCTATCTCGGCAACGTCTGGTTCGGCGCGTCGATCGGCGGCCTGATGGACGAGCAGTATATCGGCCAGCCGATGAGCATGGCGAAGTTCGGGTCGATCCTCGGTCATCTCTGGATCCCGGTGATCGTCATCGGCACGTCGGGCACGGCCGCCATGATCCGGCGCCTGCGCGCCAACCTGCTGGACGAACTGCACAAGCAGTATGTCGCCACGGCGAAGGCCAAGGGCCTGCCGCCCTTCCGCGCGCTGGTGAAGTACCCGCTGCGCATGGCGCTCAACCCGTTCATCGCCGACATCGGCAACCTGCTCCCCCAGGTCATCTCGGGCGCGGCGATCGTCTCGGTCGTGCTGTCGCTGCCCACGACCGGGCCGATGCTGCTGTCGGCGCTGCGCAGCCAGGACATGTATCTGGCCGGATCCTTCCTGATGTTCCTGGCGATGCTGACCGTGGTCGGCGTGCTGCTGTCCGACCTGGCCCTGGCGATGCTCGACCCACGCATCCGCCTCGGCGGCTCGGCGGAGCGCTAG
- a CDS encoding ABC transporter permease, protein MATEPVDRLPHFVSDAPFDPYSVEKLTPEQERYYHATQWQLMWWKLRRHKLAVFSGIVLLLLYGSILVTEVLAPYNQESRDIDHIYAPPQQVHLFHEGSFVGPFVYGYRSTLDMTTMQRVYVEDESSVQPIRFFCSGDPYFFWGVIPSRFHLFCPAENGTLFLLGTDRLGRDMLSRIIYGTRISLTVGLIGITISFALGIVIGGLAGYYGGWVDSLTQRSIEVIRSFPELPLWMALSAALPVTWSPILIYFGITIILGLLDWTGLARAVRSKFLALREEDFTMAATLMGASPARVIGRHMLPSFASHLIASATLSIPGMILGETALSFLGLGLRPPITSWGVLLTEAQNINAVVLYPWLLLPTVPVIITVLAFNFLGDGLRDAADPYR, encoded by the coding sequence ATGGCCACCGAACCCGTCGATCGCCTGCCCCACTTCGTATCGGACGCGCCGTTCGATCCGTATTCCGTCGAGAAGCTGACGCCGGAGCAGGAGCGCTACTACCACGCCACCCAGTGGCAGCTGATGTGGTGGAAGCTGCGACGCCACAAGCTCGCGGTCTTCTCCGGCATCGTCCTTCTGCTGCTCTACGGTTCGATCCTGGTCACGGAAGTTCTCGCGCCGTACAACCAGGAGAGCCGCGACATCGATCATATCTACGCCCCGCCGCAGCAGGTGCACCTGTTCCACGAGGGCAGCTTCGTGGGTCCGTTCGTCTACGGCTACCGCAGCACCCTCGACATGACGACCATGCAGCGCGTCTATGTCGAGGACGAGAGCAGCGTCCAGCCGATCCGCTTCTTCTGCAGCGGCGATCCCTACTTCTTCTGGGGCGTCATACCCTCCCGCTTCCACCTCTTCTGCCCGGCGGAGAACGGCACGCTGTTCCTCCTCGGCACCGACCGCCTGGGCCGCGACATGCTTTCGCGGATCATCTACGGCACCCGGATCTCGCTGACCGTCGGGCTGATCGGCATCACCATCTCGTTCGCGCTCGGCATCGTCATCGGCGGGCTCGCCGGCTATTACGGCGGCTGGGTCGACAGCCTGACCCAGCGGTCGATCGAGGTGATCCGGTCCTTCCCGGAACTGCCGCTCTGGATGGCGCTTTCCGCAGCGTTGCCAGTGACATGGAGCCCGATCCTCATCTATTTCGGCATCACGATCATCCTCGGGCTGCTCGACTGGACGGGTCTGGCGCGTGCCGTGCGCTCGAAATTCCTGGCACTGCGCGAGGAGGATTTCACGATGGCGGCGACGCTGATGGGCGCCAGCCCGGCGCGCGTCATCGGCCGCCACATGCTGCCCAGCTTCGCCAGCCACTTGATCGCGTCGGCGACCCTCTCGATCCCCGGCATGATACTGGGCGAGACGGCCCTGTCCTTCCTCGGCCTCGGCCTGCGCCCGCCGATCACCAGCTGGGGCGTCCTGCTCACCGAGGCGCAGAACATCAACGCCGTCGTCCTCTATCCCTGGCTGCTGCTGCCCACCGTGCCGGTCATCATCACGGTCCTCGCCTTCAACTTCCTCGGCGACGGCCTGCGCGACGCGGCGGATCCATACAGGTAG
- the trpB gene encoding tryptophan synthase subunit beta, with protein sequence MSPEPNTYRAGPDERGHFGIFGGRYVAETLMPLVLEVEQAYRAAQADPTFRAELDYYLKHYVGRPSPLYYAQRLTEHLGGAKVYFKRDELNHTGAHKINNVLGQILLARRMGKPRIIAETGAGQHGVATATVCALFGLPCVIYMGAVDVERQAPNVFRMRLLGAEVKAVESGSRTLKDAMNDALRDWVANVENTYYCIGTAAGPHPYPEMVRDFQCVIGDEVRWQMAEAEGRLPDSLVACIGGGSNAIGLFHPFLDDPSVEIFGVEAAGDGVDTPRHAASLAGGRAGVLHGNRTYLLQDGDGQIAEAHSISAGLDYPGIGPEHAWLHESGRVKYVSATDNDALEAFKLCAKLEGILPALEPAHALAHVMRMAPTLPKDHLLVMNLCGRGDKDVFSVARSFGVEL encoded by the coding sequence ATGAGTCCCGAGCCCAATACCTACCGTGCCGGTCCCGACGAGCGCGGCCATTTCGGCATTTTCGGCGGTCGCTACGTCGCCGAGACGCTGATGCCGCTGGTCCTGGAGGTCGAGCAGGCCTATCGCGCCGCCCAGGCCGACCCGACGTTCCGGGCCGAGCTCGACTACTATCTGAAGCACTATGTCGGCCGGCCGAGCCCGCTCTACTACGCGCAGCGCCTGACCGAGCACCTCGGCGGTGCCAAGGTCTACTTCAAGCGCGATGAGCTGAACCACACCGGCGCGCACAAGATCAACAACGTGCTCGGCCAGATCCTGCTGGCCCGGCGCATGGGCAAGCCGCGGATCATCGCCGAGACCGGCGCCGGCCAGCACGGCGTCGCCACCGCCACCGTCTGCGCCCTCTTCGGCCTGCCCTGCGTCATCTACATGGGCGCCGTCGACGTCGAGCGGCAGGCGCCGAACGTGTTCCGCATGCGTCTCCTGGGCGCAGAGGTGAAGGCGGTCGAGTCCGGCTCGCGCACCCTCAAGGACGCGATGAACGACGCGCTGCGCGACTGGGTCGCCAACGTCGAGAACACCTACTACTGCATCGGCACCGCCGCCGGACCGCATCCGTATCCGGAGATGGTCCGCGACTTCCAGTGCGTGATCGGCGACGAGGTGCGCTGGCAGATGGCGGAGGCGGAAGGGCGCCTGCCCGACAGTCTGGTCGCCTGCATCGGCGGCGGCTCGAACGCCATCGGTCTGTTCCACCCCTTCCTCGACGATCCCTCGGTAGAGATCTTCGGCGTCGAGGCCGCCGGCGACGGCGTCGACACGCCCCGGCACGCCGCGTCGCTGGCCGGCGGGCGCGCCGGCGTACTGCACGGCAACCGCACCTACCTGCTGCAGGACGGTGACGGCCAGATCGCCGAGGCGCACTCCATCTCCGCCGGCCTGGACTATCCGGGCATCGGGCCCGAGCATGCCTGGCTGCACGAGAGCGGGCGCGTGAAATACGTGTCCGCGACCGACAACGACGCGCTCGAGGCGTTCAAGCTCTGCGCGAAGCTGGAGGGCATCCTCCCGGCACTCGAGCCGGCGCACGCGCTGGCGCATGTCATGCGCATGGCGCCGACCCTGCCGAAGGATCACCTGCTGGTCATGAACCTGTGCGGCCGCGGCGACAAGGACGTGTTCAGCGTCGCCCGCTCGTTCGGAGTGGAACTGTGA
- the trpA gene encoding tryptophan synthase subunit alpha, with protein MSAAASQGRIERRFAALRAEGRGGLVTYVSAGDPDYGTSLELVRGLPGAGADVIELGVPFTDPAADGPAIQAAGLRALKGGMTLKRTLDMVRAFRETDGETPIILMGYYNPIHNHGAERFARDAAEAGVDGLITVDLPPEEEDELRLPAEAAGLRLIRLIAPTTPDARLPYVLEHAGGFIYYVSITGITGTREADASAVGEAMQRLKRATDLPVAVGFGINRPDQAAAVARVADASVVGSAIVRRIAANLDPHGKAKPELVEDVLGLVRDLASGVRGARE; from the coding sequence GTGAGCGCCGCAGCCTCCCAGGGTCGCATCGAGCGCCGCTTCGCCGCCCTGCGCGCCGAAGGCCGCGGCGGCCTCGTCACCTATGTCAGCGCCGGCGACCCCGACTACGGCACGTCGCTCGAACTGGTGCGCGGACTGCCCGGCGCCGGTGCCGACGTCATCGAACTGGGCGTGCCCTTCACCGATCCGGCCGCCGACGGCCCCGCCATCCAGGCCGCCGGCCTGCGCGCGCTGAAGGGCGGCATGACGCTGAAGCGCACCCTCGACATGGTGCGCGCCTTCCGCGAGACCGACGGCGAAACGCCGATCATCCTGATGGGCTACTACAACCCCATCCACAATCACGGCGCCGAGCGCTTCGCGCGCGATGCGGCCGAAGCCGGCGTCGACGGCCTGATCACCGTCGACCTGCCGCCCGAGGAGGAGGACGAGCTGCGCCTCCCGGCCGAGGCCGCCGGCCTGCGCCTCATCCGCCTGATCGCGCCGACGACGCCCGATGCGCGCCTGCCCTACGTGCTGGAGCATGCCGGCGGCTTCATCTACTACGTCTCGATCACCGGCATCACCGGCACGCGCGAGGCCGATGCCTCCGCCGTCGGCGAAGCCATGCAGCGCCTCAAGCGGGCCACGGACCTGCCGGTGGCCGTCGGCTTCGGCATCAATAGGCCGGATCAGGCTGCGGCCGTGGCCCGCGTCGCCGATGCCTCCGTCGTCGGCTCGGCGATCGTCCGACGCATCGCGGCGAACCTCGACCCGCACGGCAAGGCCAAGCCGGAACTCGTCGAGGACGTCCTCGGCCTGGTCCGCGACCTCGCCAGCGGCGTCCGCGGCGCCCGAGAGTAA